Below is a window of Longimicrobium terrae DNA.
GGGTCAGAACGGGGCGTAGAAGTTCCAGTCCGGCTCCCACTGCTCGCGTTTGCGAAAGTACTGGTCCGCGTCGTTGCGCCCCGTCACCCGGCGGGCGGCGGTCGCCAGCGGATTGCGGCCGGTAAAGGTGGCGGGGAGGCCCACGTCCACCGGATCGTACCGGCGGTGCGTCCGCACGAAGCGGAGCACACGGTGCACCGCGCGCATTCCGCAGTCGTTGAAGCCCACCACCCCGCCCGCGCGCAGCATGCGGTCCACGTACCAGAAGTCCAGCAGCGTGTAGTCGAAGGTGTGCCAGCCGTCGATGTACGCGAAGTCCAGCTCCGCGCCGCCGGCCAGCAGCTGCGGAAGAGCGATGTAGTCGAAGGTTTCCATCAGCCGGTGCTGGCCGGAAAGCCCGGCTCGTCGCACGCTCTCCACCCCCATCCCCTTCCACTGCGTGCTCTGGCCGGGGTCGATGGAGATCAGCGTGCCGCCCTCCCCCAGTTCCCGCAGCGCGGTGAGGATGGCCAGGCTGGCGATGCCGAACGCCATCCCCACCTCCACCACGGCGCGCGGACGCTCGGCCAGCACGGCGCGGTAGAGCGCGTCGGCAAAGGACTCGCGGATCTCGGAATGCACCCGCTGGGGCGTACCATCCGCCCCCACCGCCGTCGCCGTGTCAAAGATTCCCCGCGCCACCTCGCTGGCGTCGCGGAGGGAACGGCTGGTCACCGGCTTCACAGTCATGGCCGTCCCCCATCAGGAGAAACGAGATCCGGCGCGGCGCCCTCCGCGCGTCAATCCTCCGCGCCCGGGGCACGGACCGTTCCGCCGGGGAGCAGCCGGTACGCGGGCGTGGCGCCGCGGCTGGCCGCGACGAACTCGCCCAGCCGGCAGGCGTCGCGCAGTCCGGCATGCGGCGGCGCGCCGTCCAGCAGCACCCGCTGCACCAGCCGGGCGAGAAACGCGTCCCCGGCGCCCACGGTGTCCACCACGCGCACGGGGCGGCCGGCCTCCCACATCCACGCCCCGTCCCACAGCAGCCCCGCGCCGCGCGCCCCCGCCGTCACGCACACCCGCCGGCACCCGGCCCGGTCCCCCAGCGCGCGGGCGAGGGATTCCAGGCGCTCCGGCGACCCGTCCTCCTCCCCAACGCCAAGGAGGCGCCGCAGTTCGTCGTCGTTCACCTTCAGCAGCCCCGCGCCCCGCGCTGTCCCCAGCACGAAGGCGGGATCGTCGTACGGCGGGCGCAGATTGACGTCATACACCCGGCACGCGGCGGAAGCGGAGGCGAGCAGGCCGCGCAGCACCGCGCGGTTGTGCTCCTCCCGCAGCGCGAGCGTGCCGTGGATGACGGCGGCCACCCCGGCCGGCGCGTCCGCGGCGGGAATCAGGTCCCACGCCGCCACCGCGCCGAACGAGTAGCGGGCGGACCCGTCCGCCGCGAGTTCCGCCCGGGCCTCCCCCGTCGCCGCGCCGGGGACGACGGAGACCCGCGCCGTGTCGCACCCCGAAGCGCGGATGTGCTCCACCAGCGCGCGCCCGGGCTCGTCATCCCCCACCGCCGTCACCGGGAGCGCGCGGACGCCGCAGCGGGTAAGGTGGTACGCCACGTTCAGCGGCGCGCCGCCGGCGAAGCGCCCGTCCGGCAGCACGTCCCACAGCGCCTCGCCAAAGCAGAGCACCGTGCGATCGTCCGTCTCGACCCGATCGTTCGGGACGCCCGCCGCGGCCACGGTCAGCGCCGGTCCAGAAAGGCCTGCAGGGCGTCCGGCGTCCCCATGTCGTGCATCTCCGTCGCGACCGACACGTCCACCCGCCACCCGCGCTCGATGTACTTCTGGTAGACGGGGATGACGTAGTATTCGCCGCGCGTCTTTTCCTGCCGGGCGAACATCTCCCGCGCCGTGTCCATCAGCTCGCCCGCGCTGCTGAAGTAGTACAGCCCGGTGCTGGCGTGGTCGGAGATGCGCTCCTTCTCCGCCACCTGCACCACGCGCCCGGTCTCGTCCGTGCGCGCAAAGCTCCAGCGGTCGCCGGGCATGTCGGCCACGGAGATGATGCCGCGGCAGTCCTCGCGCCGCCGCGCGATCTCCCGCGCCAGCGGGGAAACGACGTAGGTGTCGCAGCTGGCCACCAGCAGGTCGTCGTCCGGGTCCAGCAGCGCCTCGGCCGCCATCACCGTGGCCAGCTGCCCCTCCGTCACCCCGTCGATCACCACCACCTCGGTGGCGGGGCCGGCCAGGCGGGGCAGCATGTCCCGCAGCCCGTAGCGCTCGTCGTGCTCGCGCAGAACGACGAAGACCACGCGGCGGGCGGAGGAAACCAGCTCCCCCAGCCCTTCCAGCGCCCACGCCACCATGGGGCGGCCGAGCACCTCGATGAGCGGCTTGGGGGTCTGCACCCCCTGGTCGGCGAAGCGCGCGCCGCGCCCCGCCATGGGGACCACGACGTTCACTGCTCCTTCGCCTCCCCGGCGATCATCTCCGGGGTGATGGCGTTCCATCCCTCGAAGCGATGGGCCCGGTCGTCGATGTAGATGTGCGCGTTGGCCTTGCCGAAGTAGATCTCGTCGTACTCGATCCCGTTGGCGTCCAGCCAGTCCAGCGTGATCTTGCCCACGTTCTTCATCACCTTGCCCAGGTTGCTTTCGCACGTCTTCATGTTGCGGGCGGTGATGATGATGATGTAGTGGCCAGCGGCGCGCAGCTCCCGCAGCCGCTCGGCGGCGCCGGGAAGGACGGCCAGGTCGGCGTACGTCTGGCCGGGGCCCTTGAGTTCGCAGATGGTTCCATCCAGGTCGACGGCCACGCGCAGCTGCGTGGTCACGGCGGAGTTTGTCATTCAGCTTCTCTGCAGAGGTTGGGTCGACAGCATCCGGCGCTCCGCGGATCCCGCCTGCGGCTGGGGCAAAGGGCCCAGCACGGGCCCGGGGCGCGGAGCGTAGCGCTTGAGTTCCAGAAACGGTTTTTCCAGCACCAGCCAGCTCACCTCGGCGGCGGCCAGCGAAACGGCCATCACGCAGGCGGCCACGCCGAACGGGTACAGCCCGCTGGCCGCGGGGATGGAGAACGCCCGCTGCACCAGGCCGGTGCCCAGCACGCCCACCACCACCAGGGTGTGCCACACGTACAGCCCGTAGCTGCGGGCGCCCAGGTGCCGCAGCCAGCGGGCGCTCAGAACGCGCTGCACCCCGTGCGACGGCGGCGCGGTGAGCACCATCACCAGCAGCGCGCCGAAGCCCCAGGCCAGCAGCAAAAAGCCCAGCGTCTGCATCCACGGGGTGTAGTTGCCCGTCGTGCCCGCGGCCACGGAAATGGCCGATACCCCGGCGGCGCAGGCCAGCGCCGTCCACGGGGCCGCCGGCTTCCACCGGGCCAGGCCGCCCGGCGCGCGGGCCGCCAGAGCCACCAGCGCGCCCACGCCCAGCGCGTCCATGCGCGCCACCGTCAGCACGTACGGCGCGTCCCCGGGCCCGTACCGCGTCACCAGCCCGATCCGCAGCAGGAGCGCGGCCGCGATCATTCCCCCCGCCGTCCACCCCAGCGCCCGCCGCGACAGCAGCCACACGGCCAGCGGCCACACCAGGTAGAACTGCTCTTCCACCGCCAGCGACCAGAAGGGAAACAGGTACAGCGGCACCACGTCGCGCCCGGCGGACAGGGCGATCTTCACGTTCAGCAGGTAGGCCCAGGCCCACGCGTTCCCCTCGTCGGGGACGGCGGAACCGTGCATCCACCCGCCAGCCAGCCATGGCAGCACCGCCAGCATCACCACCAGCGCCGCGTAGTACAGGGGAAAGATGCGCAGCGTGCGGCGCGCGTAGAAGCTTCCGAAGTAGCCCCGCTGGTCGCGGGTGTCCAGCAGGATCCCCGTGATGAGCATTCCCGACAGGACAAAGAACAGGTCCACCCCCATCCACCCGAAGGCGAACAGGTGCTGCACCCACTCCGGCCGCCCCGGCGGCCGCGCGCCCATGGACGAGTGAAGCCACATCACCATCAGAATCGCCAGCCCGCGCACCCCGTCCAGCGCGGCCACATGCCCCGGCTCGCGGCCGGCCCCCGTGTTCGTCATCGTGGTTGAACGAGTGGCCGGCCCCCGTCTCTCCCGCCAGGGAGCCCGGCCGCCGGGATTGCCTCCGCGCCCCGCGCCTCCGGACGGGGAACGTAGCGCTTCAGCTTCAGAAACGGCTGCTCCACCAGGCGCCAGCTGGCCTCCGACACGGCGAGAGAGGCGGCCAGCACCAGGCAGGCCATCAGCGCCTGGTGCACCGGGCTGGTGGGCTCCACCCCCAGCAGCCGCGGCAGCACGCGCAGGCGAAGGATGATGAACAGCGTGAGCACGTGCCACACGTACACCCCGTAGCTGCGCGCCCCCAGGTAACGCAGCTCGCGGCGCGAAAACACCCGGGTCAGCGGGTGCGACGGCCCGGCCGCCAGCACCATCACCAGCAGGGCTCCGCACGCCAGCGCCACCAGCGTGTAGCCGGCGGTCTGCATCTCGGGGGTGTGGTTGTCGGCGGAACCGGCGCGCGCCATCAGCGCCAGCACCGCCGCGGTGCACCCCGCGAGCACGGCGGGCGCGAACCGCTTCCAGCGCGCCAGACCCCCCGGCCCGCGGAGCGCGATGGCGATCAGCGCGCCCACCGCCAGGGCGTCCATCCGGGCCACCGTCAGTACGTACGGCGCGTCGCTGGTGCCCGTCGCGGCAACCAGGGCCACGCGCAGCAGCAGCGCCGCGGCGATCATCCCCCCCGCCACCCACGCCAGCGGCCGCCGGGGAACCAGCCACACCAGCAGCGGCCACACCAGGTAGAACTGCTCTTCCACCGAGAGCGACCAGAAGGGGAAGATGTAGAAGGGAACGACCTCCCGTCCCGGCGACAGGACGACCTTCACGTTCAGCAGGTACGCCCACACCCACGGCCCGCCCTCGTGCGAGCCGGACGCGGAGCCCAGCAGGCCGCTGGCGGGCAACATCACCAGCATCACCAGCAGCGCCAGGTAGTACAGCGGAAAGATGCGCAGCGTGCGGCGCGCGTAGAAGCTGCGGAAGTACCCCGCCGAGCGGCGCGTGTCCAGCAGAATGCCGGTAATCAGCATTCCGGACATGACGAAGAACAGGTCTACCCCCGCCCACCCCGCCGAGAACAGGCGCTGTACGGCCAGCCCCGCCGCCCCCTCCGGCCGCGCTCCGAACCCGGTGTGAACGCACACCACCACCAGAATGGCCAGCCCCCGCACGCCGTCCAGCGCGGGGATGTGGCCCGCCTCCTCCCCCGTGCCGCGGGTCCCCGCCGGGCCGTCCGCCCGGCGCCCGGCCGCGGTCACAGGACGTCGTTCAGCAGCGTGAGCCCCGTAAGGTACAGCAGCTGCTGGCGGCGCGGGTGGCCGTGGTGGTACGGCACCATCGACACGAAGAGAAGCCCCTCGATGAAGCGGATCTCGTTCACGTCGTAGCCCAGCGCCGCCACCATGCGGTCAAAGTCCCCGGCCAGCGAGCGCAGCCGCGCGTCGGCGTACACCTGCGACGTCCAGCTTCCGTCCGCTTCGCGCCGCACGTCGAACATGTCGGCCATGACAAAATCGTACAGCCCGCTCAGGCTGTGGCGCAGCTTGGCGATGTCGTACCGCGCGTCGCCGTAGATGCCGCTCTTGCCGAA
It encodes the following:
- a CDS encoding O-methyltransferase; its protein translation is MTVKPVTSRSLRDASEVARGIFDTATAVGADGTPQRVHSEIRESFADALYRAVLAERPRAVVEVGMAFGIASLAILTALRELGEGGTLISIDPGQSTQWKGMGVESVRRAGLSGQHRLMETFDYIALPQLLAGGAELDFAYIDGWHTFDYTLLDFWYVDRMLRAGGVVGFNDCGMRAVHRVLRFVRTHRRYDPVDVGLPATFTGRNPLATAARRVTGRNDADQYFRKREQWEPDWNFYAPF
- a CDS encoding PfkB family carbohydrate kinase, whose amino-acid sequence is MAAAGVPNDRVETDDRTVLCFGEALWDVLPDGRFAGGAPLNVAYHLTRCGVRALPVTAVGDDEPGRALVEHIRASGCDTARVSVVPGAATGEARAELAADGSARYSFGAVAAWDLIPAADAPAGVAAVIHGTLALREEHNRAVLRGLLASASAACRVYDVNLRPPYDDPAFVLGTARGAGLLKVNDDELRRLLGVGEEDGSPERLESLARALGDRAGCRRVCVTAGARGAGLLWDGAWMWEAGRPVRVVDTVGAGDAFLARLVQRVLLDGAPPHAGLRDACRLGEFVAASRGATPAYRLLPGGTVRAPGAED
- a CDS encoding NTP transferase domain-containing protein, with the translated sequence MNVVVPMAGRGARFADQGVQTPKPLIEVLGRPMVAWALEGLGELVSSARRVVFVVLREHDERYGLRDMLPRLAGPATEVVVIDGVTEGQLATVMAAEALLDPDDDLLVASCDTYVVSPLAREIARRREDCRGIISVADMPGDRWSFARTDETGRVVQVAEKERISDHASTGLYYFSSAGELMDTAREMFARQEKTRGEYYVIPVYQKYIERGWRVDVSVATEMHDMGTPDALQAFLDRR
- a CDS encoding acyltransferase family protein; the protein is MTNTGAGREPGHVAALDGVRGLAILMVMWLHSSMGARPPGRPEWVQHLFAFGWMGVDLFFVLSGMLITGILLDTRDQRGYFGSFYARRTLRIFPLYYAALVVMLAVLPWLAGGWMHGSAVPDEGNAWAWAYLLNVKIALSAGRDVVPLYLFPFWSLAVEEQFYLVWPLAVWLLSRRALGWTAGGMIAAALLLRIGLVTRYGPGDAPYVLTVARMDALGVGALVALAARAPGGLARWKPAAPWTALACAAGVSAISVAAGTTGNYTPWMQTLGFLLLAWGFGALLVMVLTAPPSHGVQRVLSARWLRHLGARSYGLYVWHTLVVVGVLGTGLVQRAFSIPAASGLYPFGVAACVMAVSLAAAEVSWLVLEKPFLELKRYAPRPGPVLGPLPQPQAGSAERRMLSTQPLQRS
- a CDS encoding acyltransferase family protein — its product is MTAAGRRADGPAGTRGTGEEAGHIPALDGVRGLAILVVVCVHTGFGARPEGAAGLAVQRLFSAGWAGVDLFFVMSGMLITGILLDTRRSAGYFRSFYARRTLRIFPLYYLALLVMLVMLPASGLLGSASGSHEGGPWVWAYLLNVKVVLSPGREVVPFYIFPFWSLSVEEQFYLVWPLLVWLVPRRPLAWVAGGMIAAALLLRVALVAATGTSDAPYVLTVARMDALAVGALIAIALRGPGGLARWKRFAPAVLAGCTAAVLALMARAGSADNHTPEMQTAGYTLVALACGALLVMVLAAGPSHPLTRVFSRRELRYLGARSYGVYVWHVLTLFIILRLRVLPRLLGVEPTSPVHQALMACLVLAASLAVSEASWRLVEQPFLKLKRYVPRPEARGAEAIPAAGLPGGRDGGRPLVQPR